Proteins encoded by one window of Fusobacterium mortiferum ATCC 9817:
- a CDS encoding LexA family transcriptional regulator — MSNEFGKYLSDYLDKNKYKIENFAKEVGYSTGLISHYTTGKRSPSYKFIEAFFKKFNFSNEEKEEVLKILARDKMPDSLKKLKTQINNTQSNAIIIEEEFINVPVKAKASAGNGYINCCEDLYMKTIRKNGFHEHCYLIEVCGNSMEPLIQDGAFVVVDPYQTDYIEGKIYIVKLDEETFIKRIYFNTDLKIIILKSINPKYDDIYVSKNKAENFKIMGRAVKFIYEGNL, encoded by the coding sequence ATGTCTAATGAATTTGGAAAATACTTAAGTGATTATCTTGATAAAAATAAATACAAAATAGAAAATTTTGCAAAAGAAGTTGGATATTCCACTGGTTTGATAAGTCATTATACTACTGGAAAAAGGAGTCCGTCTTATAAATTTATTGAAGCTTTTTTCAAAAAATTTAATTTTTCCAACGAAGAAAAAGAAGAAGTTTTAAAAATTTTAGCAAGAGATAAGATGCCTGATTCTCTAAAAAAATTAAAAACTCAAATTAATAATACTCAGTCTAATGCAATTATCATAGAAGAAGAGTTTATTAATGTTCCAGTAAAAGCAAAAGCAAGTGCAGGAAATGGTTATATTAATTGTTGTGAAGATTTATATATGAAAACAATTAGAAAAAATGGATTTCATGAGCATTGTTACTTAATAGAAGTTTGTGGAAACTCTATGGAGCCATTAATTCAAGATGGAGCTTTTGTAGTAGTTGATCCCTATCAAACTGACTATATAGAAGGTAAAATTTATATAGTAAAACTAGATGAAGAAACTTTTATAAAAAGGATATATTTTAATACTGATTTAAAAATAATTATTTTAAAAAGTATAAATCCTAAATATGATGATATTTATGTTTCAAAAAATAAAGCAGAAAACTTTAAAATTATGGGTAGAGCAGTAAAATTTATTTATGAAGGAAATTTATAA
- a CDS encoding recombinase RecT: MAETKRATNSLVKGSNGAVTEKKPNKTIYEIIKAGEKQFAAALPKHLNSERFTRIAITTIRQNPKLAECNAESLLGSLMTIAQLGLEPGVLGQCYLIPFKNNKLGTIECQFQLGYKGMIELLRRTGQLSDIYAYTVYSNDEFDIEYGLDRTLKHKPAFTNPEGRGEIVGFYSVAILKDGTRAFEYMTKKEVIEHEEKYRKGNFKNEIWNKNFEEMSLKTVTKKMLKWLPISVEMIENLRKDEQIHKLDEKTNEVTSEYIDENIINYDEDGVIVEEKPTTEDMQTLMTISQASGIDITKKAKELYGVSTLDDINMEQYNELKEIAING, translated from the coding sequence ATGGCAGAAACAAAGAGAGCAACTAACTCATTAGTAAAAGGATCTAATGGAGCAGTAACAGAGAAAAAACCAAATAAAACAATATATGAAATTATAAAAGCTGGAGAGAAACAGTTTGCTGCTGCTCTTCCTAAACACCTAAATAGTGAAAGATTCACAAGAATAGCTATTACAACTATAAGACAAAATCCTAAATTAGCTGAATGTAATGCTGAAAGCTTATTAGGTAGCTTGATGACAATAGCACAACTAGGATTAGAACCTGGAGTTCTTGGACAATGTTATTTAATACCATTTAAAAATAATAAGCTAGGCACAATAGAATGTCAATTCCAACTTGGATATAAGGGAATGATAGAACTACTTAGAAGAACTGGCCAACTAAGTGATATTTATGCATACACAGTCTATTCAAATGATGAGTTTGATATAGAGTATGGATTAGATAGAACTCTAAAACATAAACCAGCCTTTACTAATCCAGAGGGAAGAGGAGAGATAGTTGGATTCTATTCAGTAGCTATTTTAAAAGATGGAACTAGAGCTTTTGAATATATGACTAAAAAAGAAGTAATAGAGCATGAAGAAAAATATAGAAAAGGGAACTTTAAAAATGAGATTTGGAATAAGAACTTTGAGGAAATGTCTTTAAAGACTGTTACTAAGAAAATGTTAAAATGGTTACCTATATCAGTAGAAATGATAGAAAATCTTAGAAAAGATGAACAAATTCATAAATTAGATGAAAAAACTAATGAGGTAACTTCTGAATATATTGATGAAAATATAATAAACTATGATGAAGATGGAGTAATAGTTGAAGAAAAGCCTACAACAGAGGACATGCAAACACTTATGACTATATCACAAGCAAGTGGAATAGATATAACTAAAAAAGCTAAAGAGCTTTATGGGGTATCTACTTTAGATGATATTAATATGGAACAATACAATGAACTTAAAGAAATAGCTATTAATGGATAG
- a CDS encoding lambda-exonuclease family protein yields MTVKELKEKAKELGLKGYSKLKKAELEELVNKVKSEKKELSKEDLKEIVPPIVKIFEYENQEKWHELRGIGIGGSDIGAILGVNKYKSAIDIYIDKTEGKKQDGNRFTHFGHKLEKVVFEEFQERHSNMKCYKVPYTIQRGVCVANVDGMVYDPVKDRYGVLELKTTSAYNKDEWTGDTVPQSYYAQVQHYLYVTGLNFAYIACLVGGNDYKEFYIERSLEDIDYIQEKATDFWKNHVMKKVPPMLDGSDSYSKYLLEKADKENEEVIELNELNAKAEEIKALDEQIKNLEQQLELKKQEIILELNNNHCNKAISSDYKFTITTQARNSVDKKLMEKENPELVAQYKEVEKRYSTSKESKYIKITKNTKKNKEVA; encoded by the coding sequence ATGACTGTAAAAGAGTTAAAAGAAAAAGCTAAAGAATTAGGGTTAAAAGGATATAGCAAGTTAAAAAAAGCTGAATTAGAGGAATTAGTCAATAAAGTTAAATCTGAAAAGAAAGAGTTATCAAAAGAAGATTTAAAAGAGATAGTTCCTCCAATAGTTAAAATCTTTGAATATGAAAATCAAGAAAAATGGCATGAATTAAGAGGAATAGGAATAGGTGGCTCTGATATTGGAGCTATCTTAGGAGTAAACAAATATAAGTCAGCTATAGATATTTACATAGACAAAACAGAGGGTAAAAAACAAGATGGAAATAGATTTACTCACTTTGGCCATAAATTAGAGAAAGTAGTATTTGAAGAATTTCAAGAAAGACACTCAAATATGAAATGCTATAAAGTTCCATACACTATACAAAGAGGAGTATGTGTGGCCAATGTAGATGGAATGGTTTATGACCCTGTAAAAGATAGATATGGAGTATTAGAGTTAAAAACTACTTCAGCATATAACAAAGATGAATGGACAGGAGATACAGTTCCTCAATCATATTATGCTCAAGTACAACATTATTTATATGTTACAGGATTAAACTTTGCTTATATAGCTTGTCTAGTAGGTGGAAATGACTATAAAGAATTTTACATAGAAAGAAGTCTTGAAGATATAGATTATATCCAGGAAAAAGCAACAGACTTTTGGAAAAATCATGTAATGAAAAAAGTTCCACCAATGTTAGATGGAAGTGATAGTTATTCTAAGTATTTATTAGAAAAAGCAGATAAAGAGAATGAAGAAGTTATAGAACTTAATGAATTAAATGCTAAAGCAGAGGAGATAAAAGCTTTAGATGAACAGATAAAGAACTTGGAGCAACAACTAGAGTTAAAGAAACAAGAGATAATATTAGAGCTTAACAATAATCATTGCAATAAAGCTATAAGTAGTGATTATAAGTTTACTATAACAACTCAAGCTAGAAATTCAGTAGATAAGAAACTAATGGAGAAAGAAAATCCAGAATTAGTAGCACAATATAAAGAAGTTGAGAAGAGATATTCTACATCAAAAGAGAGTAAGTACATAAAGATTACTAAAAATACAAAGAAAAATAAAGAGGTGGCTTAA
- a CDS encoding ATP-binding protein, which translates to MKKKIRPSSNIIDSIGKNLIIDEISAIVELIKNSYDADAENVIINLEKNGEDLIITIEDDGHGMSLKTVEDNWMVPATSYKKNNKYSPLKNRRVLGEKGLGRYSVAILGNFLRLETIKDNEKTTLELDWDNIKKYKYLDEIEFDINTQKTCEKNGTKLIIKKKNYSIWSENKKLELEKELRKLLSPVTTLKDTFKVFLSFKNFEIYTSNDKETKIITEKTEILSYDLFEYYDYKIIANIDENMVINYSIYSENNKLLKQEKISKEETEKILSKDGANFPGPFSLEFRVFNREPSVISSMYEELKKENENLGKAEVRKLLNELSGISIYKNRFRIRPYGEERYDWLELNKRRYLNPTFRVSNSQINGIITLSDETFLIEKSARDGLQEDENFKGLKIITLEILSKLEIEKFQNKKQENKENSHENSLFDNLGKFDKFRENMKKVTSNLSEDTQEKIVKIIDEKEKEDLKNVTKIQDLIVKYEKHVTLGKIVNRIIHEGRKPISFFKNGCNFLKRETKKFLQTQSEESRNKIIQKTNEFEEQTNKIAKLFKSIEPLSSQRRQNSKETNLKETIMKSLAVYEAEFKEVKLETNLEDISAIVVDSEIQTALTNILENSLYWMNESEKPKKLIINLFKTKNNKAKIEIIDSGPGILEDDIKSKIIFEPGFTRKNNGTGLGLSIAGEALKRNGFQLQIMNYSEGAYLIMEEI; encoded by the coding sequence ATGAAGAAAAAAATTAGACCTTCATCTAATATAATTGATTCAATTGGAAAAAATTTAATTATAGATGAAATATCAGCAATTGTTGAATTAATAAAAAATTCTTATGACGCAGATGCAGAAAATGTAATAATTAATCTAGAAAAAAATGGAGAAGATTTAATTATTACAATAGAAGATGATGGGCATGGAATGAGTTTAAAAACTGTAGAAGATAACTGGATGGTTCCAGCAACAAGTTATAAAAAAAATAATAAATATAGTCCATTAAAAAATAGAAGGGTTCTTGGTGAAAAAGGTCTTGGAAGGTATTCAGTAGCTATTTTAGGAAATTTCTTGAGATTAGAAACAATTAAAGATAATGAAAAAACAACTTTAGAGCTAGACTGGGACAATATAAAAAAGTATAAATATCTTGATGAAATTGAATTTGATATTAATACTCAAAAAACATGTGAGAAAAATGGAACAAAATTGATTATAAAGAAAAAAAATTATTCTATTTGGAGTGAAAATAAAAAATTAGAGTTAGAAAAAGAATTGCGAAAATTATTATCTCCTGTTACTACTTTAAAAGATACATTTAAAGTTTTTTTGTCTTTTAAAAATTTTGAAATTTATACTTCTAATGATAAAGAAACAAAGATAATAACAGAAAAAACTGAAATTTTGTCATATGATTTATTTGAATATTATGATTATAAAATAATTGCAAATATAGATGAAAATATGGTAATAAATTATTCTATTTATTCAGAAAATAACAAACTTTTAAAGCAAGAAAAAATATCAAAAGAAGAAACAGAAAAAATTTTATCTAAAGATGGTGCTAACTTTCCTGGACCTTTTAGTTTAGAATTTAGAGTTTTTAATAGAGAGCCATCAGTAATATCTTCAATGTATGAAGAGTTGAAAAAAGAAAATGAAAATCTTGGAAAAGCAGAAGTAAGAAAATTACTAAATGAACTTTCAGGTATAAGTATTTATAAAAATAGATTTAGAATAAGACCATATGGAGAGGAAAGATATGATTGGCTTGAATTAAATAAAAGAAGATATTTAAATCCAACTTTTAGAGTTAGTAATAGTCAAATAAATGGAATAATTACTTTATCTGATGAAACTTTTTTAATTGAAAAAAGTGCTCGTGATGGATTACAAGAAGATGAAAATTTTAAAGGTTTAAAAATAATTACTTTAGAAATATTATCTAAATTAGAGATAGAAAAATTCCAAAATAAAAAACAAGAAAATAAAGAAAATTCTCACGAAAATAGTTTATTTGATAATTTAGGAAAATTTGATAAATTTAGAGAAAATATGAAAAAAGTAACTTCTAATTTGTCTGAAGATACCCAAGAAAAAATAGTAAAAATAATAGATGAAAAAGAAAAAGAAGATTTAAAAAATGTAACTAAAATTCAAGATTTAATTGTAAAATATGAAAAGCATGTAACATTAGGAAAAATAGTAAATAGAATAATACATGAAGGAAGAAAACCAATAAGTTTTTTCAAAAATGGATGTAATTTTTTAAAAAGAGAAACTAAAAAATTTTTACAAACACAATCAGAAGAGTCTAGAAATAAAATTATACAAAAAACTAATGAATTTGAAGAACAGACTAATAAAATAGCTAAATTATTTAAATCAATAGAACCGTTATCAAGTCAAAGAAGACAAAATTCTAAAGAAACAAACTTAAAAGAAACAATAATGAAATCATTAGCTGTATATGAAGCAGAATTTAAAGAAGTAAAATTAGAAACTAATCTTGAAGATATTTCTGCTATAGTTGTTGATTCTGAAATTCAAACAGCTTTAACAAATATACTAGAAAATAGTTTATATTGGATGAACGAATCGGAAAAACCTAAAAAATTAATAATAAATTTATTTAAAACTAAAAATAATAAAGCAAAAATAGAAATAATAGATAGTGGCCCTGGAATTTTAGAAGACGATATAAAGTCAAAAATTATATTTGAACCTGGCTTTACTAGAAAGAATAATGGAACAGGATTAGGTTTATCAATAGCTGGAGAAGCTTTAAAAAGAAATGGATTTCAGTTACAAATCATGAATTATTCTGAAGGAGCATACTTAATAATGGAGGAAATATAA